From a single Georhizobium profundi genomic region:
- a CDS encoding PepSY domain-containing protein gives MGTTSVAANPIAPTILAQSQGATISIAEAMERAQERFEGTVIEAVLDTGRPHERTDIVYALRMLTPRGDILRIRVDGRDGAILEADGRGLVDARRRP, from the coding sequence ATGGGCACCACGTCCGTAGCGGCAAACCCGATCGCGCCGACGATCCTCGCCCAGTCTCAAGGCGCGACCATATCCATCGCTGAAGCTATGGAGCGCGCCCAGGAGCGGTTCGAGGGAACGGTCATCGAAGCCGTGCTCGATACCGGAAGGCCGCATGAGCGCACCGATATCGTCTATGCCTTGCGCATGCTGACGCCACGCGGCGACATTCTGCGGATCCGTGTCGACGGACGCGACGGTGCCATATTGGAGGCCGACGGCCGCGGTTTGGTGGATGCGAGGCGACGCCCATGA